One segment of Mycolicibacterium baixiangningiae DNA contains the following:
- the dinB gene encoding DNA polymerase IV: MFVSVIAAANILHADLDSFYASVEQRDDPALRGRPVIVGAGVVLAASYEAKAYGVRTAMGGHQARRLCPQAIVVPPRMAAYSQASADVFEVFRDTTPIVEPLSVDEAFLDVSGLGRVSGTPVEIGATLRARVRDEVGLPITVGIARTKFLAKVASQEGKPDGLLLVPPDRELAFLHPLPVRRLWGVGAKTAEKLHAHGVQTVADVAELGESTLASMVGGAMGHQLYALSRNIDRRRVVTGVRRRSVGAQRALGRRGNTMSATEVDAVVVNLVDRITRRMRTAGRTGRTVVLRLRFDDFSRVTRSHTMPRATASTEAVLAAARGLVAAATPEIAQRGLTLIGFAVSNIDRDGAQQLELPFGPVHDTVALDAAVDQVRTRYGNLAVTRGVLMGRDPGLEIPMLPD, from the coding sequence ATGTTCGTGTCGGTCATAGCTGCGGCGAACATCCTGCACGCTGACCTCGACTCGTTCTACGCCTCGGTCGAGCAGCGCGACGATCCGGCGCTGCGCGGCAGGCCGGTGATTGTCGGCGCCGGGGTGGTGCTCGCGGCCAGTTACGAGGCCAAGGCGTACGGCGTGCGCACCGCGATGGGCGGGCACCAGGCCCGCCGGTTGTGCCCGCAGGCGATCGTCGTCCCCCCGCGGATGGCGGCCTACTCCCAGGCCAGCGCCGACGTGTTCGAGGTCTTCCGCGACACCACCCCGATCGTCGAACCGCTCTCGGTCGACGAGGCGTTCCTCGACGTGTCGGGCCTGGGCCGGGTGTCGGGCACACCCGTGGAGATCGGCGCAACGCTACGGGCCAGGGTTCGCGACGAGGTCGGGCTGCCCATCACCGTGGGGATCGCGCGCACGAAGTTCCTCGCCAAGGTCGCCAGCCAGGAGGGCAAGCCCGACGGGTTACTACTGGTGCCGCCCGACCGCGAGTTGGCGTTCCTGCATCCGCTGCCGGTGCGGCGGCTGTGGGGCGTGGGGGCGAAGACGGCCGAGAAGCTGCACGCCCACGGGGTCCAGACCGTCGCCGACGTCGCGGAACTGGGCGAGTCCACGCTGGCGTCGATGGTCGGCGGCGCCATGGGCCACCAGCTCTACGCGCTGTCGCGCAACATCGACCGGCGCCGGGTGGTCACCGGCGTCCGGCGCCGCTCGGTCGGTGCCCAACGGGCCCTGGGCCGGCGCGGGAACACGATGTCGGCCACCGAGGTGGACGCCGTCGTGGTCAACCTCGTCGACCGCATCACCCGCCGGATGCGCACGGCGGGCCGCACGGGCCGCACAGTCGTGCTACGGCTGCGCTTCGACGATTTCAGCCGGGTCACCCGCTCGCACACCATGCCGCGCGCGACGGCGTCGACCGAGGCCGTCCTCGCCGCCGCGCGCGGCCTGGTCGCCGCGGCCACCCCGGAGATCGCCCAGCGCGGCCTCACGCTGATCGGGTTCGCCGTGTCCAACATCGACCGCGACGGCGCCCAGCAGCTCGAGTTGCCGTTCGGTCCGGTTCACGACACCGTCGCGCTCGACGCCGCCGTCGACCAGGTACGCACGCGCTACGGCAACCTGGCCGTCACCCGGGGTGTGCTGATGGGCCGCGACCCCGGATTGGAGATTCCTATGCTGCCGGATTGA
- a CDS encoding catalase has translation MVKDAAERVLQHSPSYIPGMPGSEPPSFEEPTTPREPLPPKPDQSGPDLRTATGISVGGSRTARGQQGEYLTTAQGARLYDTDHSLKAGARGPTLLQDHHLREKITHFDHERIPERVVHARGAAAHGVFRGNGAAEKICKAAFLKSGAETDVFVRFSTVLGSRGSADTVRDTRGFATKFYTDEGTFDLVGNNIPVFFIQDGIKFPDVVHAAKPHPDREIPQAQSAHDTFWDFVSLHTEAQAHTMWNMSDRGIPRSYRMMEGFGVHTFRLTGPDGTTSLVKFHWKPRLGVHSLVWEEAQIAAGMDPDLHRRDLADAIEKGAYPEWDLGVQVMPDTPDQMFEGIDLLDPTKIVPEELAPVQLIGTLQLNRNPTNFFAETEQVAFHPGHLVPGIDVTDDPLLQARLFSYLDTQLTRLGGPNFGQIPINRPHAPVNDMFRDGFHQHGVHPGVAPYKPNSLDGGCPFLAGADNGAFIEVPTAVVESTKLRAAPASYDDHFSQVAMFYRSLSPVEQAHIVEAYTFELGKCYEQAIKERQLVVLANIDAELCAAVAAGLGLEPPAPTVAPVDPAVLSPALSQVGQTWPVEGRNIGVLTGPDSDIAEVAAVVDALGAAKLVPLVIASHGGTLDHEGGSVPISRTYATARSIEFDGLVLAGSPTTVQAKILVDEAFRHFKALAVLPQGSELLALSGVGADSEGVLSASDPAGLAASLIEGLGEHRVWGRVVPA, from the coding sequence ATGGTCAAAGACGCGGCCGAACGGGTGCTTCAACACAGCCCGAGCTACATCCCCGGCATGCCGGGTTCGGAACCGCCGTCGTTCGAGGAGCCGACCACCCCGCGCGAGCCGCTGCCTCCCAAGCCGGATCAGTCCGGACCCGACTTGCGCACGGCCACCGGAATTTCCGTCGGCGGCTCGCGGACCGCGCGCGGGCAGCAGGGCGAATACCTGACCACCGCCCAGGGCGCGAGACTGTACGACACCGATCACTCACTCAAGGCCGGCGCACGCGGGCCGACGCTGCTGCAGGATCACCACCTGCGGGAGAAGATCACCCACTTCGACCACGAGCGCATCCCTGAGCGCGTGGTGCACGCCCGTGGCGCCGCGGCTCACGGGGTGTTCCGCGGTAACGGCGCCGCCGAGAAGATCTGCAAGGCCGCGTTCCTGAAATCCGGTGCGGAAACCGATGTGTTCGTTCGGTTTTCGACGGTGCTGGGTTCTCGCGGATCGGCCGACACGGTGCGTGACACCCGCGGGTTCGCCACCAAGTTCTACACCGACGAGGGCACGTTCGATCTCGTCGGCAACAACATTCCGGTGTTCTTCATCCAGGACGGCATCAAGTTCCCCGACGTCGTCCACGCCGCCAAACCGCATCCGGACCGGGAGATCCCGCAGGCCCAGAGCGCGCACGACACGTTCTGGGACTTCGTGTCCCTGCACACTGAGGCCCAGGCCCACACCATGTGGAACATGTCCGACCGCGGTATCCCGCGGTCCTACCGGATGATGGAGGGCTTCGGGGTCCACACCTTCCGGCTGACCGGTCCCGATGGCACGACATCGCTGGTGAAGTTCCACTGGAAGCCGCGCCTGGGGGTGCATTCGCTGGTTTGGGAGGAGGCGCAGATCGCCGCCGGAATGGACCCCGACCTGCATCGCCGCGACCTCGCGGACGCGATCGAGAAGGGCGCCTATCCCGAGTGGGACCTCGGCGTGCAGGTGATGCCGGATACACCGGATCAGATGTTCGAAGGCATCGACCTCCTCGACCCGACGAAGATCGTGCCCGAAGAACTCGCACCCGTGCAGCTGATCGGCACGTTGCAGCTCAACCGCAACCCCACCAATTTCTTCGCCGAGACCGAACAGGTGGCGTTCCACCCGGGCCATCTGGTGCCCGGCATCGACGTCACCGACGATCCGCTCCTGCAGGCGCGGCTGTTCTCCTACCTCGACACCCAGCTGACCAGGCTGGGCGGACCCAACTTCGGCCAGATCCCGATCAACCGCCCGCACGCACCGGTCAACGACATGTTCCGGGACGGCTTCCACCAGCATGGCGTGCACCCCGGCGTCGCGCCGTACAAGCCGAACTCACTCGACGGAGGATGCCCGTTCCTCGCGGGTGCGGACAACGGGGCGTTCATCGAGGTGCCGACCGCTGTCGTCGAGTCGACGAAACTCCGCGCCGCACCGGCGTCGTATGACGACCACTTCTCTCAGGTGGCGATGTTCTACCGCAGCCTGAGCCCCGTGGAGCAGGCTCACATCGTCGAGGCGTACACCTTCGAGCTGGGTAAGTGCTACGAGCAGGCGATCAAGGAACGTCAGCTCGTGGTCCTGGCGAATATCGACGCGGAACTGTGCGCGGCGGTCGCCGCCGGGCTGGGACTCGAGCCGCCCGCTCCCACCGTCGCCCCGGTCGATCCCGCGGTGCTCAGCCCGGCACTGTCGCAGGTCGGTCAGACCTGGCCGGTGGAGGGCCGCAACATCGGCGTCCTCACCGGTCCGGACTCCGACATCGCCGAGGTGGCGGCGGTTGTCGACGCGTTGGGGGCGGCGAAGCTGGTGCCCCTGGTGATCGCCTCGCACGGCGGAACCCTCGACCACGAGGGTGGCAGCGTGCCGATCTCGCGGACGTATGCGACCGCTCGTTCCATCGAGTTCGACGGCCTCGTCCTCGCGGGATCGCCCACGACCGTCCAGGCGAAGATTCTCGTCGACGAGGCGTTCCGGCACTTCAAGGCGCTGGCCGTGCTCCCACAGGGTTCGGAGTTGCTCGCGCTGTCGGGTGTCGGCGCCGATTCCGAAGGTGTGCTCAGCGCGTCGGACCCCGCGGGCCTGGCGGCCTCGCTCATCGAGGGTCTCGGCGAACACCGGGTCTGGGGGCGGGTGGTCCCGGCCTGA
- a CDS encoding PHP domain-containing protein, protein MDPVTALRQIAYYKDRAREDSRRVMAYRNAADIVERLTEAERERHGTANSWQSLPGIGPKTAKVIAQAWAGREPDALVELRADAADLGGGEIRAALKGDLHVHSNWSDGSAPIEEMMLAARDLGHEYCALTDHSPRLTIANGLSPDRLRKQLDVIDELRKTVAPLRILTGIEVDILEDGSLDQEDELLERLDVVVASVHSKLAMDAPAMTRRMLKAVANPHTDVLGHCTGRLVTGNRGVRPESKFDADKVFTACRDHGTAVEINSRPERRDPPTRLLDLALQIGCVFSIDTDSHAPGQLDFLGYGAQRALDAGVPMDRIVNTWPAARLLEWTSS, encoded by the coding sequence ATGGATCCGGTCACCGCGCTGCGCCAGATCGCGTACTACAAGGACCGCGCCCGCGAGGACTCCCGCCGGGTGATGGCCTACCGCAATGCCGCCGACATCGTCGAGCGGCTCACCGAGGCCGAACGGGAACGCCACGGCACCGCCAACAGCTGGCAGTCGTTGCCGGGGATCGGTCCCAAGACGGCCAAGGTGATCGCCCAGGCGTGGGCCGGGCGGGAACCCGACGCGCTGGTCGAGTTGCGAGCGGACGCAGCCGATCTCGGCGGCGGCGAGATCCGCGCGGCGCTCAAGGGGGACCTGCACGTCCACTCGAACTGGTCGGACGGATCGGCGCCGATCGAGGAGATGATGCTCGCCGCCCGGGACCTCGGCCACGAGTACTGCGCGCTGACCGACCACTCGCCGCGCCTGACCATCGCCAACGGACTGTCGCCGGACCGGCTGCGCAAACAACTCGACGTCATCGACGAACTGCGGAAAACGGTTGCACCCCTTCGTATTCTGACCGGCATCGAGGTGGACATCCTCGAGGACGGTTCGCTGGACCAGGAGGACGAACTGCTCGAGCGCCTCGACGTGGTGGTGGCCAGCGTGCACTCGAAGCTGGCGATGGACGCCCCGGCGATGACCCGCCGCATGCTGAAAGCCGTCGCCAACCCGCACACCGACGTGCTCGGCCACTGCACCGGCCGGCTGGTCACCGGCAACCGCGGTGTCCGACCGGAGTCGAAATTCGACGCCGATAAGGTCTTCACCGCATGCCGTGACCACGGCACCGCCGTCGAGATCAACTCCCGTCCCGAGCGGCGCGACCCGCCGACCCGGCTCCTCGACCTGGCTCTGCAGATCGGCTGTGTGTTCTCGATCGACACCGACTCCCACGCGCCCGGGCAACTCGACTTCCTGGGCTACGGGGCGCAGCGCGCGCTCGACGCCGGGGTGCCGATGGACCGGATCGTCAACACCTGGCCGGCCGCGCGACTGCTGGAGTGGACGAGTTCCTGA
- a CDS encoding DUF732 domain-containing protein: MSTTNRCGRLLAATITAGVLLGASVGPAAAWPIPLTAEDNAFLGATRGKFPGNDDQLLTAGRQACRMLYSGQPANAVIDSIAAQYAAAPGQAAIVLNAARGTYCTQAPG; this comes from the coding sequence ATGTCGACAACGAACCGATGCGGGCGTCTGCTCGCGGCCACGATCACAGCCGGTGTGCTGCTGGGTGCGTCGGTCGGTCCCGCCGCCGCCTGGCCCATCCCGCTGACCGCGGAGGACAACGCCTTCCTCGGTGCGACGCGCGGCAAGTTCCCCGGTAACGACGACCAACTCCTCACTGCGGGACGGCAGGCGTGCCGAATGCTCTACAGCGGTCAGCCGGCCAACGCCGTGATCGACTCCATCGCGGCCCAATACGCTGCTGCGCCCGGGCAAGCCGCCATCGTGCTCAACGCCGCGCGCGGCACTTACTGCACGCAGGCGCCCGGCTGA
- a CDS encoding LLM class F420-dependent oxidoreductase, whose protein sequence is MRFAFKTSPQNTTWAEMLPIWQTADGIDVFESGWTFDHFYPILSDSTGPCLEGWITLTALAQATTRLRVGVLVTGIHYRHPAVLANMASALDIVSGGRLELGIGAGWNEEESGAYGIELGSIKERFDRFEEACEVLTGLLTQDTTTFDGKYYQLKDARNEPKGPQQPHPPICIGGSGEKRTLPITAKYADHWNFVGGTPEEFARKRDVLAARCEDIGRDPKEITLSAHVRLGEDRDYAKVIGEAGALGAEGLDLAIIYLPPPYDPAVLEPLAEAIRDSELAK, encoded by the coding sequence GTGCGATTCGCCTTCAAAACCTCACCGCAGAACACCACCTGGGCCGAGATGCTGCCGATCTGGCAGACCGCCGACGGCATCGACGTCTTCGAGTCCGGCTGGACCTTCGACCACTTCTATCCGATCCTCTCCGACTCCACCGGGCCGTGCCTGGAGGGTTGGATCACGCTGACCGCACTGGCGCAGGCCACCACGCGGTTGCGCGTCGGCGTGCTCGTCACCGGTATCCACTACCGCCACCCCGCCGTGCTCGCCAATATGGCCTCGGCGCTCGACATCGTCTCGGGCGGCCGGCTCGAGCTGGGCATCGGCGCCGGCTGGAACGAGGAGGAGTCCGGCGCCTACGGCATCGAACTCGGCAGCATCAAGGAGCGCTTCGACCGGTTCGAAGAGGCGTGCGAGGTGTTGACGGGTCTGCTCACGCAGGACACCACGACGTTCGACGGTAAGTACTACCAGCTCAAGGACGCGCGTAACGAGCCGAAAGGCCCGCAGCAGCCCCATCCCCCGATCTGCATCGGCGGTAGCGGCGAGAAGCGCACCCTGCCGATCACCGCCAAGTACGCCGACCACTGGAACTTCGTCGGCGGGACGCCCGAGGAGTTCGCCCGCAAGCGCGACGTGCTGGCCGCGCGCTGCGAGGACATCGGCCGCGATCCGAAGGAGATCACGCTGTCGGCGCACGTCCGGCTGGGCGAAGACCGGGATTACGCGAAGGTGATCGGCGAGGCGGGAGCGCTGGGCGCCGAGGGGCTCGACCTGGCGATCATCTACCTGCCTCCGCCCTACGACCCCGCTGTTCTGGAACCGCTGGCGGAGGCGATCAGGGACTCTGAGCTGGCGAAATAG
- a CDS encoding glutamate synthase subunit beta, which translates to MADPRGFLKYTHRELPPRRPVPLRLRDWKEVYEDFSHDTLQTQAARCMDCGIPFCHNGCPLGNLIPEWNDLVFKDRWRDAIERLHATNNFPEFTGRLCPAPCEASCVLGINQDAVTIKQVEVEIIDNAFDEGWVVPLPPDRLTGKKVAVVGSGPAGLAAAQQLTRAGHTVTVFERADRIGGLLRYGIPEFKMEKRHIDRRLEQMEAEGTQFRTGVNVGVDITVAQLRSEFNAVVLAGGATAWRDLPIPGRELDGIHQAMEFLPWANRVQMGDPVVGDDGEPPITAKDKRVVIIGGGDTGADCLGTSHRQGAVSVHQFEIMPRPPETRAESTPWPTYPLMYRVASAHEEGGERVFSVNTEEFCGEDGRVTSLKVHEVEMKAGKFERVEGSDFELEADLVLLAMGFVGPEKEGLLTDLKVELTDRGNVSRDADFATSVPGVFVAGDMGRGQSLIVWAIAEGRAAATGVDRYLMGKSALPAPIKPTAAPQR; encoded by the coding sequence GTGGCTGATCCGCGCGGTTTTCTCAAGTACACCCACCGCGAGCTCCCGCCGCGCCGCCCGGTGCCGCTGCGCCTGCGTGACTGGAAAGAGGTCTACGAGGACTTCTCCCACGACACGCTGCAGACACAGGCCGCCCGCTGCATGGACTGTGGAATCCCGTTCTGCCACAACGGTTGTCCGCTCGGAAACTTGATCCCCGAGTGGAATGACCTGGTCTTCAAGGACCGGTGGCGCGATGCAATCGAACGGCTACACGCGACCAACAACTTCCCGGAGTTCACCGGGCGGCTGTGCCCGGCGCCGTGTGAGGCGTCGTGCGTGCTGGGCATCAACCAGGATGCCGTGACCATCAAGCAGGTCGAGGTCGAGATCATCGACAACGCCTTCGACGAGGGCTGGGTCGTCCCGCTGCCGCCGGACCGGCTGACCGGTAAGAAGGTCGCCGTCGTGGGCTCCGGCCCCGCCGGTCTGGCCGCCGCGCAGCAGCTGACCCGGGCCGGCCACACCGTCACGGTGTTCGAACGCGCCGACCGCATAGGTGGCCTGCTGCGCTACGGCATCCCCGAGTTCAAGATGGAGAAGCGCCACATCGACCGCCGGCTGGAACAGATGGAGGCCGAAGGCACCCAGTTCCGCACCGGCGTGAACGTCGGCGTCGACATCACCGTCGCGCAGCTGCGGTCCGAATTCAACGCCGTGGTGCTCGCCGGTGGTGCCACGGCGTGGCGCGACCTGCCGATCCCGGGTCGCGAACTCGACGGCATCCACCAGGCGATGGAATTCCTGCCGTGGGCCAACCGCGTACAGATGGGTGACCCCGTGGTCGGTGACGACGGCGAGCCGCCGATCACCGCGAAGGACAAACGCGTGGTGATCATCGGCGGCGGCGACACCGGCGCGGACTGCCTCGGCACCTCGCACCGGCAGGGCGCGGTCAGCGTGCACCAGTTCGAGATCATGCCGCGGCCGCCGGAGACACGAGCCGAGAGCACGCCCTGGCCGACCTACCCGCTGATGTACCGCGTCGCCTCGGCGCACGAGGAAGGCGGCGAGCGGGTCTTCTCGGTCAACACCGAGGAGTTCTGCGGCGAGGACGGCCGCGTGACGTCGCTCAAGGTGCACGAGGTCGAGATGAAGGCCGGCAAGTTCGAGAGGGTCGAGGGTTCGGACTTCGAGCTGGAGGCCGATCTGGTGCTGCTCGCGATGGGCTTCGTCGGACCGGAGAAGGAAGGTCTGCTGACCGACCTGAAGGTGGAGCTCACCGACCGCGGCAACGTCTCGCGCGACGCCGACTTCGCGACCTCGGTTCCCGGCGTCTTCGTGGCCGGCGACATGGGCCGTGGTCAGTCGCTGATCGTGTGGGCGATCGCCGAGGGCCGGGCCGCCGCCACGGGTGTCGACCGCTACCTGATGGGCAAGAGCGCTCTGCCGGCGCCGATCAAGCCGACGGCGGCGCCGCAGCGCTAG